The genomic region TTAAGGTTTCCTGGACTGCTCATAGATCGCGGACTGCATGAAactggcggctggcggcgacgtcggggCTGAGACATCTATCTTTGTCTATTATAATCTTTCTTGGTGGTGAtggtcggcgcggcgacggTACAAAGTTTGTACCCTGATTTGCCTCCCAACTCGCCTCCACTCAACCCTTCCACCCTTCCTCTgtcctctccaccacccaatcttctcctctccttccacaatcatccatcatcctctcATTCATATCACTACCTGCGTACTCTTCTTTGCCACTGGTATCAATTAAGCTAGTCACAAACATTGGACCTTGGACCCACAGTGGTCCACAGGTCTTTGtctcactctctccacTACCCTCTCGACTCGAACTCTTTCTTTACTCTCCACTCTCAGTCCATCCCTCCGTCCCTCCGTCCCTCCGTCCCTCCGTCCCTCCCTTTCTCACTTCCATCAACCCCTTCTTAATCCGCACCCGcacccacccacacccacccaATAAACCATCCCACCTaccatcaacatcaacatcaacatcaacatcaccaccaaccccaaTAACCTTCTAGGCAACACTGTGAGTACTATATCTTCTCTTCTCCTGTCTCGTATGCTCTCTTTCCTTTTCTCTCCCCTCTTGTCAGTGACCGTGTCTCAGTCGGTGTACCACCTACATCTCTCGCCGTCCCTTTATTCCTCATGGGCTCTTTCTTTGATCCGCACctcatctccctctctcttcaGTCACTGGTAGTCTAGTTATCCTGCTGTGCACGCGTAAAGGGTGTCATGGCGGTGTAACAGGTCTGGCGACAgcaccgacgccgcgcggcgacaAAAGACGAGTCAGGTCCGGTGCACGTCCTCCAAGCCACCACGCAAATGTGCGACGGGCCGTCACCCACTCTCCACACACTGTTCTTCGCATCCACTCGTGTGTCTACTTGAATCGCATCCCACACGCAGGCGGGGATATGGATGCGGACAGGCGGCGCCGGGGCGCAGGGACGCGGGGCGCAGGGCGTTCTCGGTCGGGGTGCTTCTCGGCCTAGGATGAGTGGGGGTTTGGCACGGATCGGCCTCCACCGGCCGCGTCTTGCGTTTCATCCTTGGCCTTTGGCCTTTTTCGTTCCGCAATTCGGCGGGCTGTGCAGAGGGCagagggagagggtgaAAGAAGTGCATACGCGCGTGGCTATGGCTATGTGGTGCGAGGACTGGTAGCGTTAGAggcgcgggggagggggggggggaaccacggtggtggtgaggcCTGCGTGATGGTTCTGGGTTCCGGATGGTTGGTGTGCTTGGTGAGACTTgggtgtgtgtgtgtggcTGTGGTACCTAGGAGAGTGCAGGTTGATTGCTTGGACCGAAAAGGAAAAACGGCGCTGTTCGTTTGTCTTGTCGCTTTTCAGGGTTGAAACTGTGTCAAAGCCAATGAAGCCAACAAGCCAAAAGGCAAGTCGCAAGACATGCTGGCAGGCAGCACGCAGCACCCAGTCACTTTGGCCCATCTCTCCCTAACTGTCATCCTTTAATGGTTACTCTCACTTTACGATGGTTATCGTCTGGAGACCCCAGGTTTAGTGGGTTACGCTTTGGCCACCCGTTACGTAACCCATTCATCTGGGTCTAGTTATCAGGGTGGGGATTACCGCGCTCTGTTCCTTGGAGACCCTGAACGATTCCACCTTCTCCTGTAGTCTCCTGTGATCCTGTTGGGTAAATTACCCTGAATCGATAGCTCAAGCAGTCAGTCTGGGATCTGGGCTGGGTGCAGGTTGCATTTGGCTTGGTAGACTTAGCTGGGCTGAATTCGCTGGCTGGTACTACAGTTTAACTTTTCCTGCAGCCCCTTTCGGTACTGTACTGTACAatcccccccccccccggccccccctcctctctctctgtGCCTGTATTCCTTGGTACTTGGGTGTATACCTCTGTAAAGGCCCGTCAATCATCACAATCCTAATCCTATTCAAGCTCTTGTCATCgtcttcatctcctccccccatccccctcgCTCATCATCAACATTATGCCATTCCTCCCCATCCAACATCTATAGACAGCTGACATCCACAGAGGCcatctcccctccccctcctgaACATGTCGACTTCGACAACCCTCTACCCTCAACATCAGTCATCCAACGTATCCCAGACTTCCACTCCAATCCAATCCGACCCCGCTCCCGCCCAAAACACCATCACCCAAACTCCATCCCCCACAGGATCCTCTACCAGCAACAACAAAACAAAGCCATCATCTTACACACGGGgccgctcctcggcatcccGTACAGGTGACAgcctctctccctctcgtGCGGCTCCTCCACCTGCCTCTTCTACCCGATCATCACGTCGCAGCCAGTCCTCCAAGTCGCCAGAGAAAATGCCTCCGCCAACTGCCGATtcttcgccctcgccaaccgCGGAGAATACTACGCACAagacctcgtcgccatcccTTCATGCTTTGGCAAacggccaccaccactcATCCGACATTGTCATGAGCGACAACACATCTCCTCACGCCAACGGCAACGAGGGTGAGACCCGCTCCGATGACGACCAGGACAACAAGGGCAGCGGAAACAAAGATGCGATCAACTCTGCAGACAGTCGCCCATCCAAAGAGCCACGCAAGATCAAGCTCGTCTTTAGGACCCCAGTTCTGAAGCTCGCCGCTGATGCTTCTGCGTCAGTCGTTGCCGAGTCTGTGTCGGGTATGCAGACTCGCGAAGCCATCGCGACTCCGACAGACGCGGCATCGGCTGAGGAGGTAGATCCTGGCGCACTCGCAGTAACCGCAGGCCCTGATGAACCCTGGGCCGAGACTGCCGCCGATGCTCTGGCCCCCAGCGCCGATCACACTCCACCGAGGCCACCCAACACCAGGTCCCAAACTCCTCCTGGCACCACCAATGTTGAGACCAACGACATCGCTGGCGCTGTCGTTGCGTCCAATCCCAATTCCACCACCGAGTccgtcggcgacgccgctATTGAGCAAGCAACCTCTTCTACCGCCGACGTTCAACAACCCATCACTACAACCCAGAGCGCTTCTCCTACCACCCAAACACCAGCTGCCCTCTCTGCTGAGCCCACCCCCATTCCCACCACCGACACCGCCGACGCTGCTTCTGTTGAGCCCACCCCTACCCCCACTGTCGAAGTccctgccgccgccgtcacgGTCccctccacttcctccGCCGACAACACGCCCACCGGTGTCGTAAACGACGTCACCGCCGTCGACACGGCCGTCGCGACAGAAGCCTCCATACTCGTTCCTGACGACAAGCCCAAACGTCCACCGAGAAAGAAGCGCAGGCGTGCCCTCCGTCGCGGAGAGGTAGACCCggacgaccttgaggccgtCGCTGCGCAAAAAGCCCGCCATGAACagatcgacctcgcgcttgcgtcgctcaaggagcaAGAACAACAAGTCCTCAACGACACACACCCAAAGCTCCTCACACTCTGGAGCGATCTGGAAGAGCGTTTCAATCGGATCATCGGGTACCGCGACGCACAGTACGAGGCGCAACAAGCAGAGCTCAAGAAGACTTTTGACCTTGAGCAGCAACAGAACCAGTTCCAGTTTTACGTGAGTCACGCCGTGATCCGTGCAAGCTGACAGCTTCAGGCGGACCGCGAGGACATCTCGCTCCAGATGACCTTTGAGATTGCTAGGAAAAAGGCACGCCTCGCGGCAGAGAAGGTCTACCACGACATGAACGACGGGCGTCCAAGCAACAAGCGCATGTTCACCAACATGCCCATGTTGGGCGAGGGTCGCGGTTGTGGAGGATGGTACCGCCATCCCACTTCCCTTTTGTCCGACCAGTCAGAGGACACTGCGTATGtcgtcaaggacgccaTCGTCCGCAAGCGTCGCCGTATCGACTTGGGTCCTGAGGGCGCGACGGCCACCGAGGCCATCGACGACCTCATTGAGCTCGGCTTGCGtgagcccgagcccgagcccgagccgtCTCCCGAGCCAGAGTCtgaggacgatgacgagatTATGGTGGACGAGCCGGCCCTGATGCTCGAGTTCTCGCCGCCTTCACCAGAACCCGCTCCAATTCCGTCTCGTctgccgcctcctccacacgCCCGGGTGACTCCGTCTCCTGCGATTCCTTCCCCGGTCGATCTGCGCCGTAGCCCGCCTCTACGGATAGCTCATTCTCAGTCGCCTTCGGCGCCGttcaaccttcctcccccacccATGATGGCAGGGCGGCCCTTAGGCCCACCCCAAGCTGCTGGACCTCCGTCACGCTTTGCGCAGCCTCCTCCCGGAGATCGGCGATGGGATGAGTTTGAGCGCCGAACATCACGTACAGAGGAACAGCCTTTGCCCCTTCGCGACGACCCTCTGTTACACCGCGACCTCCGCGAGGCCCGCGATCTTCGCGATCCTCGTGACGCTCGCGACCCCCGCGAACCCCGCGAACTCCGTGACCCTCGTGACCCCCGGACTCGTGACCCGCGTGACCCCCGCGACCTCCGCGGTCCATCTGAGCAGCCGCTTGTGCGCCACCACGAAGAGCCGCTTGATCAACGAGGGCCGTACCGTGACAACCGTACGTGGTTCCACCGCCCAACTCCGAGCTTCAacgcacctcctccgcctgcacctccgccgccttcACAAGGTGCCCCGCCGGGATACTACCGCAACGGTTGGCACGAGAACGCGTACCAGCGTCCGCCGGCTgcgcccatgccgcccatgcGGCCTCCTCAGACTGCGACTGCCACAGGTCCaccccctccacctcagCCTCCCACGGCGACGATTAGTGGAGACGGCCACTGGGCAAGGAACGAATGGAACCGGCGCGAGCAGTATTACAGCCGTCCACCACGCACGGCGGTTTGGGGCGAGCACCCAGGACCGAGCGCGCCTGCTGGGTATGCGACTGGGCGACCTTGAGACGCACGGACTGTAGGAGAGCTGCACAGCTCCGGTCCAGCGACCCGCGTCGCCATTTCATGATTCGAACACAGGGTTGTAGGAGCTCAGACTTATTATAGTTGCGTTGCTGCATCATGTGTCATGGTATTGGAGAGGGTTGGTTGGCTGAGAGAAGCATTTGATACAGTACTTGGCGATGGATGAAAACTGACGCATTTAAGCTTTGGCATGCGGTGCCTGGATGGTGCGATATGCCGATATGCCGAGTTGGTCATATGTCATGTTGAATGACCCTTTGAAGGGTAGGGTAAAAGGGGCCCAAGCCTCAGGGAGGGGTCAAATCAAGTTGGAACACGGCGATTGATGAGCGCCATTTCATTAGAATCATTACAAAGCGAAGCGAAACAACAAGCCGTCACATCTCTTCTTGTAACGAGCCAGTCCATACTGTCCAGCCACTGCTCTTGCAACTAGAATTCCCAACAACCACGTCGTGTATCCACATCGTCCCACTCAATCACTCAATCTCCCTACATAAAGACCTATCCCATCCGAAACAACTCATCATTTCGTCTTCATCAATCAGACACACTGCCCATCACCAGGGCGACCACACCCATCTCCTTCCCCGTTCATTGGATCTCCCAACACCAGGCACAATGATAAGCGACTCGCCTGTCGTCATGGGCGGAGCCGTGCGTCGGCCCAGTGCCAACGTCAAGACTCAGAACAGCAAGGTGGAtaccaaggccaaggccaacgGCAACGTCAACGACAACGTCAACGGCAAGGAGAGCACGTATAAAGGCAGTGAGTTCCAAATGAGTTGAATCAGTAGGAGACGCTGACACACTCGACTTGTTCCCTCATTGATTCGCTCCCGTGTCCCTGCTTCATGTCCATCTCACGCAACCTTGTCCATATTCGGCAAGCATCCGCGCGCATCGTTCACCTTGACTCACACCCACTTTGACATGGCCATCCCATCCGCCCACCGTTTTCCTACGGCATTCTCCCCTCTTGTTGTtccaaccttccccccacttcttccttccctcacaACACAGAGGAGCACAACTGGGCGCTCCAGGCCTCCTCTCGAATCAACCAGGACGGCGTCTGGCAACACGTCTTAACCATCGGCATCATCTACCTCACTTACTGGATCAACCAGCAGCCCGCCACAGGACGGTTCTACGACGCCCTCACAGCTAAATATGGCGCCTTCAACATCAACATGTGGGGCACATGGATCGTCTCCTCGGCAGTCTACTGGACCCTCGGACTTATCTTCATGGCCTTTGACATGAACGACACCCTACACTCGTACGTCAAGCGGTTCAAGATCCAGCCCGACCGCCGCGTCACCTGGGCCGAGTACCGCCAGGTCCTTGTCTGCGTGGTCAAGAACCAGATCTTCGTCAACTTGCCTTTGATTTACGGCGTCTCGCGCTGGGCCATCCTCGATACCTCCTCCAACTTGCCCGGATGGTGGAAGACGTTTGGCGTGTACTTTGGGTGCATGTTCTGCGAGGAGGCCGGCTTCTATTTCGTCCATCGCCTCGTACACCACCCCAAACTCTATGCCAAGATCCACAAGATGCACCACCAGTTCACCGCGCCAGTCGCTTTCGCAAGCACGTACTGCACCCTGGCAGAGCAGGTCTTTGTGAGTTCCGCCAGGAGGGAACAAGGAGCTAATATCAGAGCAACATCGGGCCGATCCTGATCGGTATTGTGATTATGCGGCCACACTGGTCGCTCATGAtcctcttcttctgctCGCTTGAGATCGGGACGCTGTGCACCCAGTGAGTGGCGAGAGTGATCGTCCCTCAGCTCAGACGTGTAACAAcagctgactccagctcGGACTACAACATCCCTGGACTGTACGATGCGCTCATCCACGACTGGCACCACTGTGAGTCTCCCTTCCTTGGGAAatgctgacgccagacgcGTTTACGGAGAACTTTGGCCCCACaggcctcctcgacgacatcctcgGCACCAACAAGCAGTACAAGGTCTGGCTTGCAgagctgcgccgccgcgacggcgagggaTGGAAGCACGCTGCGCGCACGGCTCTGGCCGATGCCACGCAGTAGTGCGAGCAGCGAGCGCAAGACCGAGAGCGAGCCTGCCAACGAGCGGGCCTGTGCAGTATCAGAAGTATATCCTATGCAGTGCTGTTGATCTTGGACGGTCACCCACTCTTACTTTTGCCCACATCTTGCTTCACCTAACAACCATCAGTTGGTCCTCGCCTCTGATATCGCTGTTCAAAGGGGAATCCCGCGATACCCGGAGAGACGTCCCCGACTCGCCG from Cutaneotrichosporon cavernicola HIS019 DNA, chromosome: 2 harbors:
- a CDS encoding uncharacterized protein (Fatty acid hydroxylase superfamily), yielding MISDSPVVMGGAVRRPSANVKTQNSKVDTKAKANGNVNDNVNGKESTYKGKEHNWALQASSRINQDGVWQHVLTIGIIYLTYWINQQPATGRFYDALTAKYGAFNINMWGTWIVSSAVYWTLGLIFMAFDMNDTLHSYVKRFKIQPDRRVTWAEYRQVLVCVVKNQIFVNLPLIYGVSRWAILDTSSNLPGWWKTFGVYFGCMFCEEAGFYFVHRLVHHPKLYAKIHKMHHQFTAPVAFASTYCTLAEQVFSNIGPILIGIVIMRPHWSLMILFFCSLEIGTLCTHSDYNIPGLYDALIHDWHHYAFTENFGPTGLLDDILGTNKQYKVWLAELRRRDGEGWKHAARTALADATQ